From Cannabis sativa cultivar Pink pepper isolate KNU-18-1 chromosome 8, ASM2916894v1, whole genome shotgun sequence, a single genomic window includes:
- the LOC115699749 gene encoding peroxisome biogenesis protein 22 yields MAESSKDDLVQLIKRFGAYLTVRMSNIFSISFHNLNARSVGAIAGLAVAIVFTWRLLRSPSTPQRRQPKRQAPGGASSSSITSHTNAPFSPSGVLPSEDARAQNVVDEFFQQVKPTLGQIVRQKLSEGRKVTCRLLGVLLEETSPEELQKQVTVKSSVLEVLLEITKYCDLYLMERVLDDESEKKVLLALEEAGVFTSGGLVKDKVLFCSTEIGRASFVRQLEPDWHIDTNLEIVSQLARFIKYELHISPTRTERTASNVFSSPSLEQFFGSV; encoded by the exons ATGGCTGAATCTTCCAAAGACGACCTCGTCCAGCTTATCAAGCGTTTTGGGGCTTATCTCACCGTCAGGATGTCCAATATCTTCTCGATCTCTTTCCATAACCTG AATGCGCGATCGGTTGGGGCTATTGCTGGCCTTGCAGTGGCAATAGTTTTCACCTGGAGGCTTTTGAGATCACCCAGTACACCTCAAAGAAGACAACCAAAAAGGCAGGCTCCTGGTGGTGCCAGTAGTTCTAGCATCACTTCACATACAAATGCACCCTTTTCACCATCTGGAGTGTTGCCGTCAGAGGATGCTAGAGCACAAAATGTTGTTGACGAGTTTTTTCAACAAGTGAAA CCAACCTTGGGGCAAATAGTTAGGCAGAAATTGAGTGAAGGAAGAAAG GTGACATGTCGATTGCTTGGAGTACTTCTTGAGGAAACCAGTCCAGAAGAGCTTCAG AAACAAGTGACTGTGAAGTCCTCCGTTTTGGAAGTACTATTGGAGATAACGAAATATTGTGATCTGTATCTGATGGAAAGAGTTTTGGATGATGAAAGTGAA AAGAAGGTTCTTTTGGCTTTGGAAGAGGCCGGGGTTTTCACATCTGGTGGTTTGGTCAAAGACAAG GTTCTCTTCTGTAGCACAGAGATTGGAAGGGCCTCTTTTGTTCGACAGTTGGAGCCAGATTGGCATATCGACACGAATCTTGAGATAGTTTCACAGTTAGCT AGATTTATCAAGTACGAGCTTCACATCTCTCCTACCAGAACTGAACGGACTGCTTCTAACGTGTTCAGCTCCCCATCCTTAGAACAGTTTTTTGGATCAGTTTGA